A single region of the Streptomyces vilmorinianum genome encodes:
- a CDS encoding group II truncated hemoglobin, protein MTAEHENTLYEAVGGADALRRLSDTFYESVLADPLLAPVFADFTPAHVEHVAVWLAEVFSGPAEFTAELGGHQALLRAHLGLSITEEQRLRWMELMTAAVEKELPDDPTLRRRVVEYFDWGTRIAKDVSASEPGTDLGDPGPTPRWGWNGLA, encoded by the coding sequence ATGACCGCGGAGCACGAGAACACCCTGTACGAGGCCGTGGGCGGCGCCGACGCGCTCCGCCGGCTCTCGGACACCTTCTACGAGTCGGTCCTGGCCGACCCCCTGCTCGCGCCCGTCTTCGCCGACTTCACCCCCGCCCATGTCGAGCATGTCGCCGTCTGGCTGGCCGAGGTCTTCTCGGGGCCCGCGGAGTTCACGGCGGAGCTGGGCGGGCACCAGGCCCTGCTCCGCGCCCACCTCGGGCTCTCCATCACCGAGGAACAGCGGCTGCGCTGGATGGAGCTGATGACCGCGGCGGTGGAGAAGGAACTGCCCGACGACCCGACGCTGCGCCGCCGGGTGGTGGAGTACTTCGACTGGGGGACCCGGATCGCCAAGGACGTCTCGGCCTCGGAGCCGGGGACGGATCTGGGCGATCCCGGCCCCACCCCGCGCTGGGGGTGGAACGGTCTCGCCTGA